The Electrophorus electricus isolate fEleEle1 chromosome 15, fEleEle1.pri, whole genome shotgun sequence genome segment gtttcactgaaaagaaaatgtaatgtgggggaaaaaactgGAAACGTAACCAGATGATTGATCCAAACTCAAAGAGATTAAGACAATTATCCCAAGGCTATCTTCCCCCTTGACTTAAATGGTTTTATGTCCCCTGAAAATTAAATAGCCATTTGTTTTGTCTGACCACAGACAACTGCACTCCACCCATTCACCAGAGGGCAGCATTTTTCCATGCCTACATCTTGGTAGAGTCCATATGAAttcagtgtgcacaaacacaaagaacacacttTGTCCATGTGACTGTTGAATTCGCAGCGGAAACCGTGGAGGCATTGCGAGGTGCTTCCTGTTCTTCGGCAACCAGCAGGACGAAGCTAGCCACCCCCACGTCCAGAGCACTTCCAACGAAAAACCGTTGCTCGATGCCGGGACAAGGCCGAATCTAAGAGCTCTAGAGTCACTTGAATTGTCTTCGGCAAAAAGCATTCGCTACACAGCTTCAGAGGAGAGCTGCCAGGTTTCAGTTCTTCAGTCCCCATTCTAATCAAGCCAACCCGTGTCTCCaaacctccacctctctcctgcactcagTCTCAACTGCTGGCAAAGtccttgtgttttgtgtgttttatttattttattttaatgtccaTCTCTAGAGTGGGTTTGTTCTGTTCCAGGAAGTCCAGCAGCGGCCACGGTGCACGCAGCGCACCTTTTTAGCAGAGCCCGGCTGAGGAAGCACAGTCCAGTCACTGCCTCACTGGTCAGGACCATTCTTAGACTCACTGTAGAGAACTACACGAGTTGGATCTGgggaaggacagtggagaacaCAGGAATTATTAAAGTGAATTAAGCCAGTCAGCTCTGTCATTCAGGTTGTGTTTCAGAAGCAAAGGCAATGGTGTGTTAAATGGGACAGATCTGCTATACCAAAGCTGGTTCTGTACACATGCTGGCTACTGCGACTAACGTCAGAGGGAAGGGAGCACTGGTGGGAACAAATCAGGTCACGCTGACACTTACCGTGTTTTTgcaaattcaaaatatattccatttctgaaaaagaacaaaacggaatattaatacacacacagctccaagTTATCAAGAAACTTCTGTCTAGTGGTCTGATCCATGTgcaggaacagagaaagaatAATATGAACTTGAAAATCCATcaataaatgttcaaaaattAACTGTTGACATTTTGGGCAGgctatttatttgaaatttcaAGTCTAATAAGTAATACCTTATGTGTCTAAATAATATTTGCATAGACAAATTCAGTAAAGTTATTCATAACTTTAGTAATGTAAATGAGTTAAAACAAAAGCTCTTTTGCACAAATTAAAAACTTTCCCCATTTTAATTCATACTTCAGTAACAGCAAGCTACTAAATGATGTCTGCATGACagtgttaaatatataaaaataagcaaattgcCAAATTAAAGAGAATGAAAAGGTGGTCACCTTTAGTGTGATAAACTACAGCAGCTTTTAGATCAAATAAGCCCCAGCTGGCCCTGCGCTCGAAGCCCTTCGAGTGGCCCTGCTCTTTGCCCAAAGTCAGCTTGGGTGCAGCCAGGGAGATGTGAGTCAGCTCAGTGCCAATATCCTTAGAGGAAGAAGGGCAAAACACCAATGCACCAGGAAGCCCAGCGCCGTCGCTCTGGGAGTCCAGTGCGAGACTGCAGGCCTGGGGGGAGGCTTCCGGGGTGGGGCTGTTGGCAGCAGGTTGGGCGGGGCTTATGCCTTTACTCAAGGTCTGAGCACTAGTCCGTTTATCCAGCTCGTAAGCCTTGGGGAAAGGTGGCTGCGCCAGCATCTGGGAGGTGCCAGAAGGGGACACGGTTGCCGTGGTGGGGCAGCCTCCTTGAAAGCTCACCTCCACGGGTTTGTCCTTCGGGGTGGGGAAGCATGCCAGGCCTTCCGGGCCGGCACTGGGCTCATTGATAAAAGACAACCCCCACTGGTTCTGAAAAATGTCCCCCAGAGACTTCTGATTGGTTGTGGAGGCAGGAGGGTCTGCCTGGCGAccactggggagagagagttgCATATTGGATGGCGAGTGGGGGTAAACAAACAGGCTAGGCTTCCTGGGCTCAGCCACGGAGGGGGTGACGGCAGTGCTGTTGCCAGAGGGGGATGCTACGTTGTCAGcgccagcagtggaggaggtcAGCCCGGACGTCGAGCTTCCCACCGAGCTGAAATGGGGACCTGGCAGGGGGCAGCCATTGCCCTCCCCTGCCAGAGGACCGTTGGTAAAGCTAGCCGAGGTGATGGTCTTCACTGCAGACATGGGGACCTGCGATGGTCTCCCAGGCACCTGGGGAGCTGTAGAGAGAGCCTCTCCGCCAGCTTGGGCTGTCTTATTGAGGTTCTCCTTCACTTTGCTTGCATAACTGATCTTAGGCACTATTTTAGCGCTACTGTTGTCCACGGGAAACACAGGCGGAGGCTTGAACAAAGTCCATGAGTCCTCTTTGGTGGATGCGACCACCTTCACCTTGCTGGGCTTATCCTCAAATTTCTTGCTGGACACTTTGCTGTCAGAGTTTTTATGCTGAACCTCAGACGTGGATGGCATGACTGGGTTTGCGGGCACCTCTCTGGCTTTTGTGGGGACACCGGGATGGCCGTCTGCTTTCGACGCGGCTCGGCCGGGCTCCGCCTGCGGCCCCGGCGTCCTGTCTGCTAGTT includes the following:
- the nufip2 gene encoding nuclear fragile X mental retardation-interacting protein 2 gives rise to the protein MEERPSVGAVEPHPGDGAERGAGRSQLPVNNDQRRRHLQDEETQKKKTENGKINASIVEGEEIPTSLNPSSYSFSQNGGRHLLGTNLQLKPSGQSLNAALKGEGKGNNTSRNNMDYKNDKPSELITHEGKKEALASLNGIVALNCGSLTNGYPGKLGTEDGSGSESGYTTPKKRRAQRNGKATDHVNISLQGKAMQQANKPDPEPTASELADRTPGPQAEPGRAASKADGHPGVPTKAREVPANPVMPSTSEVQHKNSDSKVSSKKFEDKPSKVKVVASTKEDSWTLFKPPPVFPVDNSSAKIVPKISYASKVKENLNKTAQAGGEALSTAPQVPGRPSQVPMSAVKTITSASFTNGPLAGEGNGCPLPGPHFSSVGSSTSGLTSSTAGADNVASPSGNSTAVTPSVAEPRKPSLFVYPHSPSNMQLSLPSGRQADPPASTTNQKSLGDIFQNQWGLSFINEPSAGPEGLACFPTPKDKPVEVSFQGGCPTTATVSPSGTSQMLAQPPFPKAYELDKRTSAQTLSKGISPAQPAANSPTPEASPQACSLALDSQSDGAGLPGALVFCPSSSKDIGTELTHISLAAPKLTLGKEQGHSKGFERRASWGLFDLKAAVVYHTKEMEYILNLQKHDPTRVVLYSESKNGPDQ